The nucleotide sequence TAAAACCCCTGCGAACCGCGAGGGAACTTTGTCCCATTCAAAACCCTCAATCAAGCGTACGCGTCCGTCATGGAAAAATCGTTCTGGTTCAAGTCCTGGGAGTTAGAAGGTCATTACACCAGCTTTCATCATAAAGAAGTTCACTCCTATGTTCTGAAACACCTGCCGCCGTTTGCGCTGGAAGGCAAGTCGATTTTTGTACCGCTCTGCGGCAAAAGTCTCGACATGCTGTACTTCAGTCATTTTGCCAGCCGGGTTGTTGGGGTTGAACTGGTTGAAAAAGCCATCGTTCAGTTTTTCGAAGAAAACCAGTTACCGTATGTCCAGCGGGGCAGCCGATTCACATCCGGCAACATCACCATCTTCTGCTGCGATCTGTTCACGATGAACGCCGGGGACATCGGCCCGATTGATCTGGTCTATGACCGGGCGTCGCTGGTGGCCCTGCCGCAACCGATGCGGATGTGCTACCTGCAAACGCTCGAACGACTCATTCCCGTAGACGCTCTGCTGTTTTTAAACACGCTCGAATACGCGCCTGCCCTGCCCTCACCGCCCTTCAGTATCTCGACCGAAGAAGTAAAGGCTTATTTCCCCAACTACGTCATTGACCACGTCGAAAGCCCGACCCTGCCCAATCACGGGATGGTGCATAAGTTCAGGCTGTCGTATCTGATCGAACACGGTTTTCTGATGCGCAAGCTATATGACGCGCCAGTATATGTTGATGCTGAAGAGCTGGCCGGGATTCTGAATTAGGAACGGTTATTTCCAGCGGGTTACGTCCAGCACGTTCGGACAGAAATCGTATTCGTCGGGCTGGTTGGAGCCGATTAGCAACAGCCGGGGCGGCCGGCCATCGGCTGGTTCAATCAACTGACGGACCTGCTCCTGATACCAGGCTGCGCCCTGCCGGTCCAGATTGGACGTTGGTTCATCGAGAATAACAACCGGCGCTTCGGCAAAGAAAGCTAGGCCCAGTTTGACGCGCTGCTTCATGCCCGACGAGAAATACTTGATTTCCTTATGCCGGGCGTGGGTCAGCAGCAGCCGGTCGGCCACCATGGCGGGTGTCAGACCGGCGCTGAACGGCTTGAACGTCTGGTGAAACGTCAGCAGTTCGTCGAGCGTCAGCTCTTCCACCAGTTCCAGATACGGGGCCGCGATGCAGATCTGGCGGAACCAGTCGTCCGGTTCCAATGGGCGGCCGTTCTGTTCGTAAACCAGCTTCCCCTCGGTGCTGGGCAGACTTCCGGCCAGCAGTTGCAGCAGAGTCGATTTACCACTGCCGTTAGGCCCAACAAACGTATAGCTGTTTCCGGCGGAAAGCGTTAGATCGACCCGTCTGAAAATCCATTCCTTCCGGTATTTCTTACCGATCTGTTCCGCCCTGATTGTCACCATAAAGAACGACTTACTCCCGCTCCGCGCCCGACGACGGACCTTTCATAATTCCGCGCTCCGACGACCGGATAAAGTTAACAATCTCGTCGCGCTCGTCGGAAGGGGGCAATTCAAGTTCAATCCGCGTCAGGGCTTCAGAGTTATTCAGCCCGCGCATATAGATATAGCGGTAGATTTCCTGAATCTGATTGATCTGGTGGTTATCGAACCCCCGCCGGCGCAGGCCAATGGAGTTGATGCCCGTGTACGACAGCGGTTCGCGGGCGGCCTTCGTGAACGGCGGTACATCCTTGCGAACCAGCGAGCCGCCCGAAATCATGGCGTGCGCCCCGATTTTAACCCACTGATGCACCGAACTCGATCCGCCGATAATTGCCCAATCGCCCATGTGCACGTGGCCAGCCATCTGCACATTATTGATGACCAGACAGTTGTCGCCAATCCGGCAGTCATGCGCCACGTGGGCGTAGGCCATAATCAGGCAGCCGGCGCCTATTTCGGTTTTCCAGTGCTCTTCGGTCCCCCGGCTGATGGTCGC is from Spirosoma taeanense and encodes:
- a CDS encoding class I SAM-dependent methyltransferase: MEKSFWFKSWELEGHYTSFHHKEVHSYVLKHLPPFALEGKSIFVPLCGKSLDMLYFSHFASRVVGVELVEKAIVQFFEENQLPYVQRGSRFTSGNITIFCCDLFTMNAGDIGPIDLVYDRASLVALPQPMRMCYLQTLERLIPVDALLFLNTLEYAPALPSPPFSISTEEVKAYFPNYVIDHVESPTLPNHGMVHKFRLSYLIEHGFLMRKLYDAPVYVDAEELAGILN
- a CDS encoding ABC transporter ATP-binding protein; this encodes MVTIRAEQIGKKYRKEWIFRRVDLTLSAGNSYTFVGPNGSGKSTLLQLLAGSLPSTEGKLVYEQNGRPLEPDDWFRQICIAAPYLELVEELTLDELLTFHQTFKPFSAGLTPAMVADRLLLTHARHKEIKYFSSGMKQRVKLGLAFFAEAPVVILDEPTSNLDRQGAAWYQEQVRQLIEPADGRPPRLLLIGSNQPDEYDFCPNVLDVTRWK
- the lpxA gene encoding acyl-ACP--UDP-N-acetylglucosamine O-acyltransferase; translated protein: MIQPLAYIHPEAKIAQNVVVEPFAIIHKDVEIAEGTWIGSHAVINEGARIGRNCKIYPGAVISSTPQDLKFKNEYTRTIIGDNTTIREYATISRGTEEHWKTEIGAGCLIMAYAHVAHDCRIGDNCLVINNVQMAGHVHMGDWAIIGGSSSVHQWVKIGAHAMISGGSLVRKDVPPFTKAAREPLSYTGINSIGLRRRGFDNHQINQIQEIYRYIYMRGLNNSEALTRIELELPPSDERDEIVNFIRSSERGIMKGPSSGAERE